In Myripristis murdjan chromosome 9, fMyrMur1.1, whole genome shotgun sequence, the following proteins share a genomic window:
- the LOC115364714 gene encoding arrestin domain-containing protein 3-like, whose product MLNAVKNFSVGYNPNNKSNTFTSGDYLTGTITLDLAEDCKINSLCVKLKGKAKVKWVESYGRTIVVYHAKEKYFSIKQFIIQEGHGKSNVGQGSHVYPFTLQFPEQDLPSSFRDKKGKILYKLEANLSRPMSMDSKAKAQLTFISKTNLNTPPGLMAPQHSVKDKTMKLFTSGTVAMDVNIDRMGFYQGEDIKVVAFIQNRSSREIKPKYRLYRKHSFFSKLKRKVETKELLKEVGEPVPPSVSQTVTRIITIPPAADPSILNCNLIKAEYRLRVYLDVKYDTDPEIKFPIVILPAIQAPDVQPPPANPAFVFEGFRNPEHPGWDSSTQNPTASGPSAPPPTSQLYGIYPPLSGFDEKF is encoded by the exons ATGTTAAATGCTGTGAAGAATTTTTCAGTGGGGTATAATCCCAATAACAAAAGCAACACTTTCACCAGCGGTGATTACCTTACAGGAACAATTACATTGGATCTTGCCGAGGACTGCAAAATAAATTCCCTCTGTGTGAAGCTGAAGGGAAAAGCTAAAGTCAAGTGGGTTGAATCATATGGCAGAACCATTGTGGTGTACCACGCCAAGGAGAAGTACTTCAGCATTAAGCAGTTCATCATTCAGGAGGGCcatg ggaaGAGTAACGTTGGCCAAGGTAGCCATGTCTACCCATTCACCTTACAGTTCCCTGAACA GGATTTACCATCTTCCTTTAgggacaaaaaaggaaaaatcctgTACAAACTGGAGGCAAACCTGAGCAGACCGATGAGTATGGACAGCAAAGCTAAGGCTCAGCTCACCTTTATCTCCAAAACAAACTTGAACACTCCTCCAGGGCTGATG gCTCCACAGCACAGTGTGAAAGATAAGACAATGAAGCTCTTCACTTCAGGAACAGTAGCTATGGATGTAAATATTGATCGAATGGGCTTCTACCAGG gagAAGACATAAAAGTTGTGGCCTTCATTCAGAATCGCTCCTCTCGTGAGATTAAACCTAAATACAGATTATATCGgaagcacagttttttttcaaagttaaagaGGAAAGTTGAAACCAAGGAGCTCCTGAAGGAGGTGGGCGAGCCAGTCCCACCCTCAGTCAGTCAGACTGTCACCAGGATCATCACCATCCCTCCCGCCGCAGACCCCTCCATCCTAAACTGCAACCTCATCAAAGCAGAATACAGACTCAGG GTCTATCTGGATGTCAAGTATGACACAGACCCTGAGATCAAGTTTCCAATCGTCATCCTGCCTGCCATTCAGGCACCTGATGTGCAGCCACCACCTGCCAATCCTGCCTTTGTGTTTGAGGGATTTAGAAACCCAGAGCATCCAGGCTGGGACAGCTCCACGCAAAACCCGACAGCCTCAGGACCCTCTGCTCCCCCTCCGACCTCCCAGCTCTATGGGATTTACCCACCTTTGTCTGGTTTTGATGAAAAATTCTAG
- the LOC115365926 gene encoding arrestin domain-containing protein 3-like, with translation MFQPRFKNFSINFNRVNEAGTFSSGDPINGQISFELTKETKINSITLTFLGKAHVHWSTSSGSGKRRSRRHFTATVEFFKLSSTILQERTAIGDGTERLQPGMHVYPFSCQIPRGDFPSSFKGPSGEITYTLTVGIRRPWRLTKDFLTEVNFVSRIDINQPGLLAPLAGTNSMTACCLWCAQGPITMTARLDKKAFVPGETVKISCEVSNASSRTITPKIHLRQKQMFYTHNKANRRMLEKQLASETRQPIAPHTSDVFTEIMLTIPPAVSPTISNCAIIEVSYMIIVKLCPKGLPSLEVHCPIVLCPLASAHLPPCL, from the exons ATGTTCCAGCCGAGGTTCAAGAATTTCAGTATCAACTTCAACAGGGTGAATGAGGCGGGGACTTTCTCCAGCGGGGACCCGATCAATGGCCAGATCTCGTTCGAGCTGACGAAGGAAACGAAGATTAATTCAATAACGCTAACATTTCTTGGGAAGGCGCACGTCCACTGGAGCACGAGCTCAGGGTCGGGCAAGAGGAGAAGCCGAAGACATTTCACCGCCACCGTGGAGTTCTTCAAGCTGAGCAGCACCATCCTGCAAGAGCGCACCG CTATTGGCGATGGAACAGAAAGACTTCAGCCTGGGATGCATGTGTACCCGTTTTCATGCCAGATCCCCCGAGG AGACTTCCCATCCTCCTTCAAGGGGCCAAGTGGTGAAATCACCTACACCTTGACAGTTGGTATCCGCAGGCCGTGGCGTCTGACCAAAGACTTTTTGACAGAGGTGAACTTTGTAAGCCGCATTGATATCAACCAGCCAGGGCTTCTG gCTCCCCTAGCAGGAACCAACAGCATGACAGCGTGCTGTTTGTGGTGTGCCCAAGGTCCCATCACAATGACTGCCCGCCTGGATAAGAAAGCCTTTGTTCCTG GTGAAACCGTCAAAATAAGTTGCGAGGTCAGCAATGCTTCCTCCCGCACCATCACTCCGAAGATACACCTTCGTCAGAAACAGATGTTCTACACACACAACAAGGCCAACAGACGCATGCTTGAGAAGCAATTGGCCTCAGAGACTAGGCAGCCAATCGCCCCTCACACCTCTGATGTATTCACTGAAATCATGCTGACTATCCCTCCCGCTGTTTCACCCACCATCTCTAACTGCGCCATCATTGAAGTCAGCTACATGATCATA GTGAAACTTTGTCCTAAAGGTTTACCCAGCCTCGAAGTGCATTGTCCCATTGTCCTGTGTCCTCTTGCATCCGCTCATCTGCCACCCTGTTTGTGA